In a genomic window of Phalacrocorax aristotelis chromosome 8, bGulAri2.1, whole genome shotgun sequence:
- the CNOT6 gene encoding CCR4-NOT transcription complex subunit 6 isoform X1, which translates to MPKEKYDPPDPRRMYTIMSSEEAANGKKSHWAELEISGKVRSLSSSLWTLTHLTALHLSDNSLSRIPSDIAKLHNLVYLDLSSNKIRSLPAELGNMVSLRELHLNNNLLRVLPFELGKLFQLQTLGLKGNPLTQDILNLYQEPDGTRRLLNYLLDNLAGTAKRISTEQPPPRSWIMLQEPDRTRPTALFSVMCYNVLCDKYATRQLYGYCPSWALNWEYRKKAIMQEILSCNADIISLQEVETEQYYSFFLVELKERGYNGFFSPKSRARTMSEQERKHVDGCAIFFKTEKFTLVQKHTVEFNQLAMANSEGSEAMLNRVMTKDNIGVAVLLELRKELIEMSSGKPHLGMEKQLVLVANAHMHWDPDYSDVKLVQTMMFLSEVKNIIDKASRSLKPGVSGELGTIPLVLCADLNSLPDSGVVEYLSTGGVETNHKDFKELRYNESLTNFSCNGKNGTTNGRITHGFKLKSAYENGLMPYTNYTFDFKGIIDYIFYSKPQLNILGILGPLDHHWLIENNISGCPHPLIPSDHFSLFAQLELLLPFLPPVNGIHLPGRR; encoded by the exons ATGCCCAAGGAAAAGTACGATCCACCTGATCCACGGAGGATGTACACAATTATGTCCTCAGAGGAAGCAGCCAACGGAAAGAAATCACACTGGGCAGAGTTGGAAATAAGTG GGAAAGTGAGAAGCTTAAGTTCGTCATTGTGGACACTGACCCATTTGACAGCTTTGCATCTCAGTGACAATTCCTTATCCCGTATTCCTTCAGACATTGCCAAGCTTCACAATCTGGTATATCTGGACCTGTCCTCTAATAAAATTCGCAGTTTACCAGCAGAGCTCGGAAACATGGTGTCACTCAG GGAACTACATTTAAATAACAACCTGTTACGAGTTTTACCTTTTGAGCTGGGAAAACTGTTCCAGTTACAGACTTTGGGTCTGAAAG GAAATCCACTTACGCAGGATATTCTGAACCTTTATCAGGAACCAGATGGGACGCGAAGGCTACTGAACTATTTGCTTGATAATTTGGCAGGTACTGCAAAAAGAA TTTCAACAGAACAACCGCCTCCAAGATCTTGGATTATGTTGCAAGAACCAGACCGTACAAGACCAACAG CCTTGTTTTCTGTCATGTGTTACAACGTACTCTGTGATAAATATGCTACCCGGCAGCTGTATGGCTATTGTCCGTCTTGGGCATTGAACtgggaatacagaaaaaaagccattatgCAGGAAATCCTGAGCTGCAATGCTGACATCATAAGTCTTCAG GAGGTTGAAACGGAACAGTACTACAGTTTTTTCCTGGTAGAATTGAAAGAGCGTGGCTACAATGGATTCTTCAGTCCAAAATCTAGAGCTAGGACAATGtcagaacaggaaagaaaacatgttgATGGTTgtgcaatatttttcaaaacagaaaa ATTTACTTTGGTTCAAAAACATACTGTTGAGTTCAATCAACTAGCCATGGCAAACTCAGAAGGTTCGGAAGCTATGTTGAACAGAGTTATGACAAAAGATAACATTGGAGTTGCTGTATTGTTAGAACTGCGAAAGGAATTGATAGAAATGTCAT ctGGAAAGCCACATCTTGGGATGGAAAAGCAGCTAGTTCTTGTAGCTAATGCACATATGCATTGGGACCCAGATTATTCTGATGTGAAGCTGGTTCAAACTATGATGTTCCTGTCCGAGGTAAAGAACATTATTGATAAAGCTTCTCGTAGTCTCAAACCTGGTGTTTCGGGAGAACTTGGAACCATTCCGCTTGTACTGTGTGCAGATCTCAATTCTCTACCAGACTCCG GTGTCGTTGAGTACTTGAGCACTGGTGGCGTGGAAACAAACCACAAAGATTTTAAGGAACTGAGATACAATGAAAGTCTTACTAACTTCAGCTGTAATGGGAAAAATGGAACAACAAATGGAAGAATTACACATGGTTTCAAGTTGAAGAGTGCCTATGAGAATGGTCTAATGCCTTATACAAATTACACATTTGACTTCAAG GGTATTATTGACTACATCTTCTACTCTAAACCTCAGCTAAACATACTTGGCATTCTTGGACCTTTGGATCATCATTGGTTAATAGAGAACAATATAAGTGGTTGTCCACATCCACTCATCCCTTCTGACCACTTCTCACTTTTTGCACAACTGGAGcttttgctgcctttcctgCCTCCTGTAAATGGAATCCATCTCCCTGGCAGGAGGTAG
- the CNOT6 gene encoding CCR4-NOT transcription complex subunit 6 isoform X2: MPKEKYDPPDPRRMYTIMSSEEAANGKKSHWAELEISGKVRSLSSSLWTLTHLTALHLSDNSLSRIPSDIAKLHNLVYLDLSSNKIRSLPAELGNMVSLRELHLNNNLLRVLPFELGKLFQLQTLGLKGNPLTQDILNLYQEPDGTRRLLNYLLDNLAVSTEQPPPRSWIMLQEPDRTRPTALFSVMCYNVLCDKYATRQLYGYCPSWALNWEYRKKAIMQEILSCNADIISLQEVETEQYYSFFLVELKERGYNGFFSPKSRARTMSEQERKHVDGCAIFFKTEKFTLVQKHTVEFNQLAMANSEGSEAMLNRVMTKDNIGVAVLLELRKELIEMSSGKPHLGMEKQLVLVANAHMHWDPDYSDVKLVQTMMFLSEVKNIIDKASRSLKPGVSGELGTIPLVLCADLNSLPDSGVVEYLSTGGVETNHKDFKELRYNESLTNFSCNGKNGTTNGRITHGFKLKSAYENGLMPYTNYTFDFKGIIDYIFYSKPQLNILGILGPLDHHWLIENNISGCPHPLIPSDHFSLFAQLELLLPFLPPVNGIHLPGRR, from the exons ATGCCCAAGGAAAAGTACGATCCACCTGATCCACGGAGGATGTACACAATTATGTCCTCAGAGGAAGCAGCCAACGGAAAGAAATCACACTGGGCAGAGTTGGAAATAAGTG GGAAAGTGAGAAGCTTAAGTTCGTCATTGTGGACACTGACCCATTTGACAGCTTTGCATCTCAGTGACAATTCCTTATCCCGTATTCCTTCAGACATTGCCAAGCTTCACAATCTGGTATATCTGGACCTGTCCTCTAATAAAATTCGCAGTTTACCAGCAGAGCTCGGAAACATGGTGTCACTCAG GGAACTACATTTAAATAACAACCTGTTACGAGTTTTACCTTTTGAGCTGGGAAAACTGTTCCAGTTACAGACTTTGGGTCTGAAAG GAAATCCACTTACGCAGGATATTCTGAACCTTTATCAGGAACCAGATGGGACGCGAAGGCTACTGAACTATTTGCTTGATAATTTGGCAG TTTCAACAGAACAACCGCCTCCAAGATCTTGGATTATGTTGCAAGAACCAGACCGTACAAGACCAACAG CCTTGTTTTCTGTCATGTGTTACAACGTACTCTGTGATAAATATGCTACCCGGCAGCTGTATGGCTATTGTCCGTCTTGGGCATTGAACtgggaatacagaaaaaaagccattatgCAGGAAATCCTGAGCTGCAATGCTGACATCATAAGTCTTCAG GAGGTTGAAACGGAACAGTACTACAGTTTTTTCCTGGTAGAATTGAAAGAGCGTGGCTACAATGGATTCTTCAGTCCAAAATCTAGAGCTAGGACAATGtcagaacaggaaagaaaacatgttgATGGTTgtgcaatatttttcaaaacagaaaa ATTTACTTTGGTTCAAAAACATACTGTTGAGTTCAATCAACTAGCCATGGCAAACTCAGAAGGTTCGGAAGCTATGTTGAACAGAGTTATGACAAAAGATAACATTGGAGTTGCTGTATTGTTAGAACTGCGAAAGGAATTGATAGAAATGTCAT ctGGAAAGCCACATCTTGGGATGGAAAAGCAGCTAGTTCTTGTAGCTAATGCACATATGCATTGGGACCCAGATTATTCTGATGTGAAGCTGGTTCAAACTATGATGTTCCTGTCCGAGGTAAAGAACATTATTGATAAAGCTTCTCGTAGTCTCAAACCTGGTGTTTCGGGAGAACTTGGAACCATTCCGCTTGTACTGTGTGCAGATCTCAATTCTCTACCAGACTCCG GTGTCGTTGAGTACTTGAGCACTGGTGGCGTGGAAACAAACCACAAAGATTTTAAGGAACTGAGATACAATGAAAGTCTTACTAACTTCAGCTGTAATGGGAAAAATGGAACAACAAATGGAAGAATTACACATGGTTTCAAGTTGAAGAGTGCCTATGAGAATGGTCTAATGCCTTATACAAATTACACATTTGACTTCAAG GGTATTATTGACTACATCTTCTACTCTAAACCTCAGCTAAACATACTTGGCATTCTTGGACCTTTGGATCATCATTGGTTAATAGAGAACAATATAAGTGGTTGTCCACATCCACTCATCCCTTCTGACCACTTCTCACTTTTTGCACAACTGGAGcttttgctgcctttcctgCCTCCTGTAAATGGAATCCATCTCCCTGGCAGGAGGTAG